The [Clostridium] colinum genome includes the window TAATTCTTAAATCAAATATAATTTTTATAGTATTACAAACATTTTTATCTATTTCAAGCTGATATTTGTTTTTTTTGCTTTTTTTATATCCAAAAGGAGCGATACTTCCTATAAAATCACCATTTAGTTGTTTAGCTTTAAGGCTAGAACATATTTTTTTAGATATATCTTTTGAATACATATCATTAACTATATTTTTAATATGCAGATTCAAAATATCAAAACAATCATTATTAATACTATCATAATTGTCATTTATAGATATAAATCTTATATTTTTTTTAGGAAATACTTCTTCTAAATATTTACCAGTTTCTATATAATTTCTTCCAAAGCGGGATAAATCTTTTACTATTATACAATTTATTTTATTTTTATTAATATCACAAATTAAATCTTCAAATCTTTTTCTTTCAAAGTTTGTTCCGGTTAAGCCATTGTCTATATATGTATCAATTAATTTAAAATTTTCTTTATTTTTTATATAATTTTGAAGTAATATTTCTTGATTTTCTATCGAATTATTAAATTCATCTTCAACAGATATTCTAATATAAAATGCTACTTTATAAATATTTCTATTTATTTTATTTTTTCTACTCATTAATAGTGCTCCTTAAAATAAACTTTACTTCGTCTTTATAGTCTATAAAATTTTCATTTAATTTTTCTATAAATTTTTCTTGAAATTTAAAATATATATTTATAGTTTTATTATTAAGAATTTCTATTTTATGTATAATATTAACTATAAAAGCTCTGTCTAAAGTAGTTATATTTTTATGCTTTTTAAAATTTTCTATAAAGTCATTATTATTGAAATTATTATTACAAATATTATTAATTTCTTCATTTAATTTTTTTATTGTGTTTATTGTTTCTTTTATGTACAAATCATATTTTTTACTGTAATCTAAAAATTCACTTTTAGTAAGTAAATTTTCTTGATAATCTTGGTATATTCTAAATTTATATTTTTTATATATCTCTAATTCATTTTCTTTTATTTGTTTTGTTTCATTAAGAGATTTTATTTTACTATTTTTAAGAGGAGTTTTATAGATGTTTTCTAGTATATTTTCAATATTTACAGTATCTTTTATATAGTTTTTAATATAAATTAAAATAAATTGTTCTAATATATTGTATTTTATAATATGACTTGTACATTTATTTCCATTTTTATATCCAGAGCAAATAAGATTATAATTAGGGTTTATTTTTGTTCCACAGTTTTTTCTTATCATACTTCTTCCACAGTCTTTACAAAATACTAGACCAGAAAAACTATAAATTAAGTCTTTTTTTGGGCTAACTCTAGTGTTTTTATTTAGCAACCTTTGAACTAGATTAAAATCCTCTTTACTAATAATAGGGGTATGATTATTTTCTATAACATACCAATCTTTTTTATCTTTAGTTAATTTTAAATTTATTTTATGATTTATTGTAGTAGTTTTTCCTTGTTCTAAATCTCCAGTGTAAATATTATTTTTTAAAATACGAATAATACTTATAGTGCTCCATTTTGATTTATCATTTTTTTTAAAAGATGTAGAAAAATTAATGCCTATATACTTCTTATAATCCATAGGAGATAAAATACCATTTTCATTTAATTTATCAGCTATTTTTTGAGCACTATATCCTTTTATTTTAAGTCTAAATATTTCCTTTACAACCTCTGAAGCAAATTCATCTACAATTAACTTACCTTTATGTTCTAAATCTTTTAAATATCCATAGGTAGTAAAAGCTCCAATAAATTCTCCATTTTTCATTTTCATAATTTTTTGACTTTTAATTTTCATAGCTATATCTTTAATATAAGCATCATTTATTAAATTTTTAAATGGAATTATTAAGCTATTTTCTTGATTTTCTTCTAAGCTATCATAATTATCATTTATAGATATAAATCTTACATTTAACATAGGAAATATTTTTTCTATATATTTTACACAGTCTATAAAATTACGTCCAAGCCTTGAAAAATCTTTTACAATAATACAATTTATTACACCGTTTTTAACTTCGTCTAACATAGATTGAAAAGCAGGACGGTTAAAATTTGAACCAGAATAACCATCATCAATTTTAATAGAGACTAATTCTAAATCATCTTTTTCATTGATAAAAGCTTTTATCATATTTTTTTGATTTATTATACTTTCACTTTCAAAATTTTTATTATCTTCTTTTGAAATTCTTAAATACATAGCAACTTTATATTTATTCATTTATAAAAGACTCCTAAAATATTTAAATTTTTAAACTTATTTAATATATTTATTATACTTGTCTTAAAAAAATTCCTAATATTATTTTTATTAAATATAAAAAGATAGAGTTAAACTTAACTCTATCTATAGGTTATAAATATTATAATTTTAAGGACGATAATTTACATCTTCTGATAAATTTTCACTTTTCATAGCTTGCCTAGCAAGAAAATCACAACGATTATTACCTTCATTATCTGCGTGGCCTTTAACCCATACAAAATTTACTTTGTGTATTTCTAATAGGAGAAGGAGTTCTTCCCAAAGGTCTACATTTGGTGTATCTTTTTTACTTGAATTTTTCCAGTTATTATTTTTCCAGTTATAAACCCAACCTTTATTTATAGAATTTACTACATATGATGAATCTGTATATAAAGTTATATTGCAAGGTTCTTTTAATAATTTTAAAGCTTTAATTACAGCCATTGTTTCCATTCTATTATTTGTAGTTAGTTTATAGCCTTTAGAAAATTCTTTACGTTGTTCTTTATATAACAAAATAATTCCATAGCCACCAGGTCCAGGGTTACCAGAGCAAGCACCGTCTGTATATATTTCTACATTTTTCATAAAATTCTCCTTAGTTTTGTATTTTATAGTTAAAATAATTTAAAATGTTTTGAAATGATTTATCCATATAACCACAAATAAAAGTTTTTTCAGATAAATAATCTAAATAACCGGTATGATTTTTAAAATATATTTTATAACAATGTAGAAATTGATATTTTAAATCAAAATCTGTATTATTTTTATTGTTGTTATACTTTTTATCTCCTATTATAGGGTAACCTGTATATTCTAATGAGGCTCTAATCTGATGAGTTTTTCCGGTTATAAGCTGTATATTTAATAAAGTTTTACCATCTTTAACAGTTATAGGTTCATATTTTGTTATTATTTTTTTACTATTTGGTATATATTCTTTAGACAAAATAGCTTTATTACCTTCTTTTTTATGATAAAGCTCGATAATACCAGGTTTAGTTACATTTCCATATACGGCGGTTAAATAATATTTTTCTATTAAATTTTCTTTAAATAAAGTATTTAAAGCTTGTAAAGATTTAAAATTTTTACCAAAAGCTATTATTCCGCTTGTATTTTTATCTAACCTATTACATATAGAAGGTGTAAAATCTGAAGATTTAGTATACTCACCATTTTTATACATATAAAAAATAAGTTGGTCATTTAAAGAATTATTTTTATTATGTACATCTGGTTGAGAGACTAAATTTATAGGCTTATAACATAAAATAATATTTTCATCTTCAAATAATATTTTAAAGTCTTGATTAGTTTTTTGTATATTTTTATCTTCTTTAAAATTACTTATAGTTTCGTCAGACAGATAAATACTTATAATATCATTATTAAAAATTATTTCATTTCCGCTTGCTTTTTTATTATTTAATTTAATATATTTTTTTCTAAGCATTTTATAAATAAATGACTTAGGTGCTTTATTAAAAAATTTTAAAAGGTATTTATCTAATCTTTGATTTTCATTAGATTTATTTATTTTTATTTCTACCATATTTCACCTACAATTATACTAATAATTTAGTACAATTATATAGTATAATTATACTTTTTGTCAAAACTTATATTTACGTTTTTTTGATAGTTTTTTTTTCTTAAAATTGTGATTACAAAATATAGCTAATAATATTAGTATTAAAATACCAAATATAAAGTATAGTATAGAATGTTTAAAGCTTTCATCATTAAAACTATTAAAAACTAAAGAAGTATTATTATCTATTAAATAATTAAAAATAGGTATACAAATTATAGCATATATAATTGCAAAAATACTATGTAATATTTTAGAAAATATGTATAAGCTTATTTTAATATCCGATTTATATATCATACTTGAGGTTTGAGCTAGTATGGATAAACCAGAAAAAGATACTAATCCGCAGGTAATAATTATAGCATAAATACCACCAACAGATGATAAAATATTTATTCCGTTTGTTATTTCTATAATCCCCATAAATAGACCATTGCTAAAGGGCTGTAAATTTTCACTAAAAAATAATTTTCCAATTTTATCAAATATACCAGATACTTTAAAAAGTTCAGATATAACAGAAAATAAAATAACAAAACCACCAACAATAGATATAGTTTCTAAACTACTTTTAACACTATCTCCTAATATCTCTCCAATAGTTTTATTATTTTTTATTCTAGCAAGTTTTAATTTTAATAAGGCTTCTTTAAAAGAAATATTATTATTTATAATTATAGTACCAGAGTTTTTGTAAAACCTAAATAAAATACCAACGGTTATAGCCGATATATAGTGTATAGCCAATATTAAATAACCTACATACATATTTTGAAACATACCTATACCGATAGTACCAATAATAAAAAGAGGACCAGAATTATTAGTAAAGCTAACTAAACGTTGAGCTTCTATTTGAGATATTTTATTATTCTCTCTTAAGATAGATGTTATTTTTGCTCCAATAGGATAACCAGATAGCATACCTAATACTAAAGCAAAAGCCCCACATCCAGGTAAGTTAAACATTTTTCTCATAAAAGGATTTAAAAGTGTTCCTAAAAAATCTATAAATCCTAAATGAATTAATAGATTTGTACCTATTAAAAATGGCAATATAGATGGTAAAATTTTATTAAACCACAACATAAGGCCAGATTGAGCAGAAGATATAACTACATTAGGAACAATTATAATTAATATATTGAAAAATGCAACCAATAGTGGTATAATATAATAGCTTAAATTTTTAATATACTTCATTTCATCACTACTTTACTTTTATTTATATATATTATATAAACAATATTTAAGATATATTACAAGCTATTATAAATTTATAAGGAGGTGACATATGGATAGAAAACAACAAAATGTAAAAAAATCAAATATAAATAAAAGACAAAATATAAGTGATATACGTAAAAAACAAATAACAAATCAAAATAAAAACTATCCATATCCGACTTATAATAGAGCTTATTCTCATGCTAATACAAATAAGTATCAAACAAATAATAGCAGATATAGTAATAGTAAATATAATAATCGTAACACTGGATATTATTCTTCTAGTAGAGAACCGATAAAAAATAAAAAAATATACAGAGCAAAAAAGAAAGTAAAAAATAGAAATATATCTATTATATCAAGATTATTTACTTTTATAATGTTTATAGTTATTATATCATATTTTGGTGTGTCTATATTTAAAAGTATGAATAAAAAACCAATTGACTATGAAACAATACAATATGGTACTATAGATAATGCAAGCTCAATAAAAGGTGTTATAATTAGAGATGAAATAGTATATAAGGCTTCTAAAAATGGGATAATAACATTTAATAAAAGTGAAAATGAAAGAGTAAAAAAAGGTGAAAACATTGCTAGTGTAAAAAATCAAGAAGCTATAAAAAATACAGAAGAAGACGTAGAGGCTATAAATCAAAAAATATTACAGCTTCAAGAAAAAAGAGATGATTTATCTATATTTCATGAAGATGTAAAAAGGATAGATAATCAAATACAAAAAACTTTAGACATAGCTATAAACGAACTTTCTACATATAATATTTCAAAGATATATGAATTAAAAGATTATGTTAGTAAAAAACTTACTATAAGAAATCAAATGTTATTATCAGAAAATACAGGAAGTATTCAAGATTTATCTAACCAAAAAGCAGATAAAGAACAAAAAATAAACCAAAATATTGAAAATTTATTAAGCAATGATTCTGGAATATTATCATATTCTACAGATGGGCTTGAAACAACATTTACATTTGAAAACAAAGATACTCTTACAAAAGAGCAAACTCTTATGAAACCAGAAAATGAACAAGAGTATAAGGTTAATGTTTTAGAAGGAGAGCCAGTTTTTAAGATAGTAAAAGATAATAATTTTTATATAGCAAGTTATATAAAAACTCAAAATATTTCTAGTTGGGAACAAGGCGAAACAAGAGATATATATATTAATGATAATGGAAAATTAAAACCTTTAGAGGTTATTATAGATAAAATGGATATAGGTGAAAAAGAAAGCTATGTTCTTATGAAATCTAATAAAAATATGATAGATTTTATTAACAAAAGAAATATTACCTTTGAGCTTAGTAAACCAAAAGAAGGATTTAAAATAAATATAAACGCAATAGCTGAAGAAGAGTTGTTAAAAGTACCTACGTCATATATAGTTGATGGTAATGTAAATAAAAAAATGTCTACTGGAGAAATAGTAACTGTTCCAGTAAAATTATCTGGACAAGAAGAAAATGGAGAATATACATATGTCTCTATATCACCTGGTATTTTAGAAATAGGTGACTTTATTATACAGCCAGAAACAAAAAAAGAGCTACAATTAAACCAAATATTTACTAAAAAAGGGATTTATATTGTAAATTCTGGAATATATAATTTTAAAAATATAAATACTGAAAACTCTGTTCAAAATGACCAATTTATAATATTAGATACAAATAAAAATACAAATATAAAACTTTATGATAGATATGCACCAGATTTATCTGTTGTAAAAGGGGAGGAAATAGTTACAAAATGACAGATTTAGATATAATACGTAAAAATATAGAAATTATAACTAATAATATAGAAAAATCCTGCATAAAGTCTAACAGAAAAATTGATGAAATTGAAATAATTGGTGTTACAAAATCTATCGATATAGAACGAATTAAAATATTAAAAAATTTGGGTATAAAAGATTTTGGAGAAAATAAAGCTCAAGAATTATTAAAAAAATATGAACATATACAAGATGCATCTTGGCATTTTATAGGTAATTTGCAAACAAATAAAGTTAAATACATAATAGATAAAGTAAAACTTATACACTCTGTTAATAGCATAAAACTTTTAAATGAAATAAATAAAAGAGCATCTAACATTAATAAAAATATGCCAATACTTTTAGAGATAAATATTGCAAATGAACCATCAAAAAATGGATTATTAGAAGAAGAATTGTCTTGTGTTGTAGAAAAAGTTAAAGATTTTAAAAATATAACATTACAGGGGTTAATGTGTGTTGCACCTTTTGTTGAAAATTCAAAGGAAAACAAAAAATATTTTAGAAAAATGAGAAAATTATTTGTTGACATAAAGGATAAAAACAAAGATAATATAAATATGAAATATTTGTCTATGGGTATGACTAATGATTATCATATTGCAATCGAAGAAGGTGCTAATATGGTTCGTATAGGTACAGGTATATTTGGAGAAAGAAACTATTGATTTTTTGGAGGAAGAATAAATGAGCATAATGGACAAAATGAAAAATATGTTTTTTGGAGATGACTATGATGATGATTATGATGATATGGAAGAGTTTGAAGAAGAAGATATAGAAAGAGAACAAGCAAGAGCTACTAATAATAACGTAACATCATTTAATAGATATTCATCAAGAAGACCAAGCTCTAACATAGTGAATATAAATACAAGTGTACAGATGGGTGTTTGTATGTTTAACCCAGCTACATTAGAAGATGCAGCAGAGGTTGTTTTACAAATAAAAGATAGAAATATAGTGGTTGTAAATCTTGAAATGGTAGAATATGAAGTATCTCAAAGAATAAGCGACTTTTTATGCGGTGCTAGCTATGCATTAGAAGGTAATATACAGCTTATATCTGACAAAATAATGATTATAGCTCCAGTTAATGTAGAAATGTCTGGCGAGCTTAAAGATAAATTGCAAGCTAGTGGTATAAAAATACCAAATTCTATGTGGAGATAAAAGGAAGGCGATAATAAATGAATATTTTGATTTACAAATCTTTTGAATTATTAATAAGATTTATAGATTTTATTATATTAATAAGAGTTATATTATCTTGGATACCTTTAGATAGAAATAATCCGATAGTAAAACTAGTTTATGCTTTATCAGAACCTCTTTTATATCCTATAAGAGAAATGTTGAGAAAATCTCCTTTAGGAGATGGTATGATGTTAGACTTTTCACCAATAATATTGATATTACTATTACAAGTTATACAAAGTATATTATTTAATATTCTTATAAGATAGATATTAGCTCTAGTTGGTATAGCAGTTATATACAACTAGAGTTAATTTTAATTATTTTATAAAGTTTAATTTTTATTTAAAGGACTATGTTATTATGATTAACAAACAAGATTTTTTAAACAATATTTCAAATAAAGATGATAAAATATTATTTTCTAAAATAATAGACCAATTGATTTTTTGTAAAAAAAATTACGAAAATACATTTACAGATTTTTTGCCTATATTAAAATATTTAGAATTTAATACTTTATTATCTAAATATTACATACAAGAAAATATAATGATTTTTGGTGGATTTAGTGATGCAGAAAGAGTTATTATTGGTTTTTTTCCAGAATATATAGAGCCCAATAATAATGATTTTCCTATATCAGTATTAGAAATAACATATAATAAAAAATATAGTAAAGAACTTAATCATAGAGATTTTTTAGGGTCCATTTTAGGACTTGGAATAGATAGAAGTAAAGTAGGAGATATAGTAATAAATGATGATAAAGCTATTTGTTTTTTATATAATGATATATTAGAATACGTAAATATAAATTTAGAAAAAGTTTCTTCTACTAAAGTAAAAACTAAAATATTAACTTTAGAAGAATGTAATATACCAAAGCCTAAATTAGAAGAAAAGGCTATAATAGTATCTTCTCTTAGGTTAGATGCAGTTTTATCAGGTGCGTTTAATTTAGCAAGAGGCAAAATATCGGATTATATAAAAGGTGAAAAGGCCTTTGTAAATTTTGTTGTAAATATAAATGGAGCTAAAAATGTAAAAGAAGATGATATAATAACTCTTAGAGGTGTAGGAAGAATAAAGGTATTAAATATTATTGGAAAAACAAAAAAAGATAGGATAATTTTAAATATAGCAAAATATATTTAAAGAGGTGAAAAAATGAGCTATACAGCATTATATAGAAGACTTAGACCTAAAAATTTTGAACAAGTAATAGGTCAAGACCATATAGTTAAAACATTAAAAAATCAATTAGAAACAGATAGGATAAGCCACTCTTATTTATTTTGTGGCACTAGAGGGACAGGTAAAACATCTACTGCAAAAATATTTGCAAAGCTTTTAAATTGTAAACAACCTATAAATAATTCGCCTTGTGATAAATGTTCTATGTGTGAAGCTTTTAATGAAAATAGAAATTTAAATATAATAGAAATAGATGCAGCAAGTAATAATAGTGTAGATGATATAAGAGAAATAAGAGAAGAAGTAAAATATCCTCCAACAGATGGAAGATTTAAGGTTTATATAATAGATGAAGTACATATGCTTTCTATAGGCGCATTTAATGCACTTTTAAAAACTTTGGAAGAACCCCCAAGCTATGTAATATTTATTTTAGCTACAACAGACCCTCATAAAATACCTGTTACTATATTATCTAGATGTCAAAGGTTTGATTTTAAGCGAATATCTAATGATGATATGGCTAAAGCAATGAAAAAATATATGGAGAACGATAATATAGATATAGATGATGGAGCTCTATATTATATAGCCAAAATATCAGATGGAGCTATGAGAGATGCTCTTAGTATATTAGACCAATGTATATCATTTTATTATGGAGAAAAATTAACTTTAGATAAAATTTTAGAAATCGTTGGAGCTGTTGATGATGAAGTATTTTTCAGGTTTACAGATGCAATTATAAATTTTTCTTCACTAGATGTAATAAACATAATAGATGAGATTGTACAAAATGGTAGAGATATTTCACAATTTATTACAGACTTTATAGGTCATATAAGAAACCTTATTATTTGTTCTATATCAACAACTGAAAATAATAATATAGATATTTCTAAAGAAAAACTTGAAAAATTAAAAAAACAAGCTGAAAAAATAGATACACAATATTTAATAAAACTTATAAATGAATTTTCTAATATACAGTCTATGTTAAAGTATTCTTTTGATGAAAGAATTATATTAGAAGCTAGTTGTATAAAGTTATGCTCTGCTATAGCGGAAGAAGATATTACAGATATAAAACAAAAGATTAATTTTTTAGAAAAAAAGATGGAAGAAAATAATGTTAAAACAGTATATATAGAAAAAAATGTAGATATAGATACAGAAAAACAAGCTGAAAAAATAAAACATAGAGAGTTGGCAGTATCTGAAGATTTAAAAATTGCAATAGATAATTATAGTATGCTTATAAATAAATTTAGCCAACCAGAAAAAGTATATTTGGAAAACTCTACACCTAAAAGTTTAGAAGACAAATTTTTATATATTGTTTCTAATAGTACATTTGTACCAAGTTTAGAAAAGATTAAACAACAATTAGAAGAAGCATTATTTGAATTATTTAATAAGCAATATGAAATAAAGATAATATCTAAACAAAAATATGAAGAAGAATATAAAAAACTTATGATTAAAGACAATAATCAAACAGATAATACAAATAGTATAGAAGATATGATAAAACTTTTTCCAGAAGATATAATTAATGTAGATTAATTATAAAAAATTAAATTAAAATATTGATTTAAATATAAAAATAGTTTAAAATTAAAAAGAATTAATTATAAAATAATATTTTAGGAGGAAATAGATTATGGCTAGAGGTGGATTTGGTGGAGGTTTCCCAGGTGGAATGAATATGAATAACCTTATGAAACAAGCACAAAAAATGCAAAAACAAATGGAAGAAATGCAAGCAGAGCTAGAAACAAAAGAGTTTGAGATAACTAGCGGTGGCGGAGCAGTAAAAATAGTTATAACTGGTAAAAAAGAAATAAAAAGTATAGATATAGACAAAGATGTAGTAGACCCAGATGATGTTGAAATGCTCCAAGACTTAATATTAACAGCAGTTAATGAAGCTATTAGACAAGTGGAAGAGTCTGCATCTAGTCAAATGAGCAAATTTACTGGTGGAATGGGTCTTCCAGGAGGACTTTTTTAGAGGTGATTTATATTGAATTATTATGGCAATAAAGTAACAAAACTTATAGAAGAGCTATCTAAATTGCCTGGTATAGGAGGTAAGTCTGCACAAAGACTTGCCTTTTATATAATTAATATGCCTATGGAAAATGCAAAAGCACTTACAGACAGTATATTAGATGCAAAGCAAAGTATAAAATATTGTTCTATATGTTGTAATATTACAGATAAAGACCCTTGTCATATTTGTTCTAATGAAAAAAGAGATAAAACAATAATAATGGTTGTAGAAGACCCAAGAGATATGGCGGCATATGAAAAAACAAAAGAATATAAAGGTTTATACCATATTTTAAATGGAGCAATTTCTCCTATGACAGGTATTACACCACAAGATATAAAAATAAAAGAGCTTTTAAAAAGATTACAAGATAACACAGTAGAAGAAGTTATTTTAGCTACAAATCCTAATATAGAGGGAGAAGCAACGGCAATGTATATTAGTAGATTATTAAAACCTATTGGTATTAAAGTATCGAGAATAGCTCACGGTGTACCTGTTGGTGGTGATTTAGAATTTATAGATGAGGTAACACTTTCTAGAGCATTACAAGGTAGACAACCTATATAAGAAAAGGAGAGTATAATATGAATATTATAAAGCCCACATTTTTTATAGAACAAGATTTAGATGAAGATAAAATTTTAAAAACCATAGAAAGAGCAGGCAGAACTTGTTATAAAAGTGAAAATTTAATTAATAGTGAAAGTGCTAAAAAGTTTGTAAAAAACATTATAAAACTTGGACACGAATCTGTTATAGAGCATGA containing:
- a CDS encoding YbaB/EbfC family nucleoid-associated protein, giving the protein MMARGGFGGGFPGGMNMNNLMKQAQKMQKQMEEMQAELETKEFEITSGGGAVKIVITGKKEIKSIDIDKDVVDPDDVEMLQDLILTAVNEAIRQVEESASSQMSKFTGGMGLPGGLF
- the recR gene encoding recombination mediator RecR is translated as MNYYGNKVTKLIEELSKLPGIGGKSAQRLAFYIINMPMENAKALTDSILDAKQSIKYCSICCNITDKDPCHICSNEKRDKTIIMVVEDPRDMAAYEKTKEYKGLYHILNGAISPMTGITPQDIKIKELLKRLQDNTVEEVILATNPNIEGEATAMYISRLLKPIGIKVSRIAHGVPVGGDLEFIDEVTLSRALQGRQPI